In one Streptomyces sp. NBC_01288 genomic region, the following are encoded:
- a CDS encoding carbohydrate ABC transporter permease, translated as MAVTLAPGRAATARPRKNRRSLSPGRIVAWIYLGIVVLITLFPFYWILRTSLSNNYKLSTHPSSPLPVGFTWGAFERVLGIASTAEAQAQGGSGAAINIALYLRNSLIYASVQTVLIVLFASAGAYAFSRLHWRGRNLVFNILITALMVPSVFTLLPNFVLVKDLGLTNTFAGLILPGALFQAFTLFFLRQFMLGLSTEVEEAAIIDGAGPLRIFFRIILPMSTAPIATVSLLMFVNAWNDYFWPLLITNSQDVQPLTLALGVFKQSSPQAAPDWAGLMAAALVAALPMLLLFVAFGKRIVNSIGFSGLK; from the coding sequence ATGGCAGTCACCCTCGCCCCCGGCCGGGCGGCCACCGCCCGGCCCCGGAAGAACCGCCGGAGCCTCTCCCCCGGCAGGATCGTCGCCTGGATCTATCTGGGCATCGTCGTCCTCATCACGCTCTTCCCCTTCTACTGGATCCTGCGCACCTCGCTGTCCAACAACTACAAGCTGTCGACGCACCCGTCGTCGCCCCTGCCGGTGGGCTTCACCTGGGGCGCCTTCGAACGCGTCCTCGGGATCGCCTCCACCGCCGAGGCACAGGCCCAGGGCGGCTCGGGCGCGGCCATCAACATCGCGCTCTATCTGCGCAACTCGCTGATCTACGCGTCCGTGCAGACGGTGCTGATCGTCCTGTTCGCCTCGGCCGGCGCCTACGCGTTCTCCCGGCTGCACTGGCGTGGCCGCAACCTGGTGTTCAACATCCTGATCACCGCGCTGATGGTGCCCAGCGTGTTCACGCTGCTGCCCAACTTCGTCCTCGTCAAAGACCTCGGACTGACCAACACGTTCGCCGGACTGATCCTGCCCGGGGCGCTCTTCCAGGCCTTCACGCTGTTCTTCCTGCGGCAGTTCATGCTCGGCCTGAGCACCGAGGTCGAGGAAGCCGCCATCATCGACGGCGCGGGCCCGCTGCGGATCTTCTTCCGGATCATCCTGCCGATGTCGACCGCGCCGATCGCGACCGTGTCGTTGCTGATGTTCGTCAACGCCTGGAACGACTACTTCTGGCCGCTGTTGATCACCAACAGCCAGGACGTGCAACCGCTGACCCTCGCGCTCGGCGTCTTCAAGCAGTCCTCGCCCCAAGCGGCCCCCGACTGGGCGGGGTTGATGGCCGCCGCCCTGGTCGCGGCGCTGCCGATGCTGCTGCTGTTCGTCGCCTTCGGCAAGCGCATCGTCAACTCCATCGGCTTCTCCGGCCTCAAGTGA